The proteins below come from a single Streptomyces sp. M92 genomic window:
- a CDS encoding RluA family pseudouridine synthase: protein MSTIPEIRTLPVPDGLEGERVDAAISRMFGFSRTKAAELAATGKVQVDGSVVGKSERVHGGAWLEVEMPQAPAPVQVVAEPVEGMEIVHDDEDVVVIVKPVGVAAHPSPGWSGPTVIGGLAAAGYRISTSGAAERQGIVHRLDVGTSGLMVVAKSERAYTSLKRQFKERTVDKRYHTLVQGHPDPTSGTIDAPIGRHPQHDYKWAVTAEGKPSVTHYDLIEAFRAASLLDVKLETGRTHQIRVHMAAHRHPCVGDLTYGADPTLAKRLRLTRQWLHAVRLGFEHPGTGDWAEFASDYPEDLQQALDRVREETYA, encoded by the coding sequence GTGAGCACGATTCCCGAGATCCGTACCCTGCCCGTGCCCGACGGCCTGGAGGGCGAGCGCGTCGACGCCGCCATCTCCCGCATGTTCGGCTTCTCCCGTACCAAGGCCGCGGAGCTCGCCGCGACGGGCAAGGTGCAGGTCGACGGATCGGTGGTCGGCAAGTCCGAGCGCGTCCACGGCGGCGCCTGGCTCGAGGTCGAGATGCCGCAGGCGCCCGCGCCGGTCCAGGTGGTCGCCGAGCCCGTCGAGGGCATGGAGATCGTGCACGACGACGAGGACGTGGTCGTCATCGTCAAGCCGGTCGGCGTCGCCGCCCACCCGTCGCCGGGCTGGAGCGGTCCGACCGTCATCGGCGGACTCGCCGCCGCCGGCTACCGCATCTCCACCTCCGGCGCCGCCGAGCGCCAGGGCATCGTGCACCGCCTCGACGTGGGCACCTCCGGGCTGATGGTGGTCGCCAAGTCGGAGCGGGCGTACACCTCGCTCAAGCGCCAGTTCAAGGAGCGCACGGTCGACAAGCGGTACCACACGCTCGTGCAGGGCCACCCCGACCCGACCAGCGGCACCATCGACGCCCCCATCGGCCGCCACCCCCAGCACGACTACAAGTGGGCCGTCACCGCCGAGGGCAAGCCCTCCGTCACGCACTACGACCTGATCGAGGCCTTCCGCGCCGCCTCGCTGCTCGACGTGAAGCTGGAGACCGGCCGCACCCACCAGATCCGCGTCCACATGGCCGCCCACCGCCACCCCTGCGTCGGCGACCTGACCTACGGCGCCGACCCGACCCTCGCCAAGCGCCTGCGGCTGACCCGCCAGTGGCTGCACGCCGTACGCCTCGGCTTCGAGCACCCCGGCACCGGTGACTGGGCCGAGTTCGCCAGCGACTACCCCGAGGACCTCCAGCAGGCCCTGGACCGGGTCCGCGAGGAGACCTACGCATGA
- a CDS encoding GNAT family N-acetyltransferase — translation MTAPSRPPSYGIRAAEDPADLEMCFAVRKEVFVAEQQVPEDIEYDAYDAVAVHVLAVRADGVPLGTGRLLHGEAAAAKTGGEAAVGSLGRLAVTRDARGLGVGAALVRAVEEAARARGLTAVDLHAQTHALGFYERLGYEAYGPEFPDAGIPHRAMRRAL, via the coding sequence ATGACCGCGCCGTCGCGGCCGCCGTCGTACGGGATACGCGCCGCCGAGGACCCCGCCGACCTCGAGATGTGCTTCGCCGTGCGCAAGGAGGTCTTCGTCGCCGAGCAGCAGGTCCCCGAGGACATCGAGTACGACGCGTACGACGCCGTCGCCGTGCACGTCCTCGCGGTGCGGGCGGACGGCGTACCGCTGGGCACCGGCCGGCTGCTGCACGGCGAGGCGGCCGCGGCGAAGACCGGCGGCGAGGCGGCCGTGGGCTCCCTGGGCCGGCTCGCGGTGACCCGGGACGCACGCGGACTGGGCGTCGGGGCCGCCCTGGTGCGGGCCGTCGAGGAGGCGGCACGCGCGCGCGGACTCACCGCGGTGGACCTGCACGCGCAGACCCACGCCCTGGGTTTCTACGAGCGACTGGGGTACGAGGCGTACGGACCCGAGTTCCCCGACGCCGGGATACCCCACCGCGCGATGCGGCGCGCCCTGTAG